A section of the Pseudomonas sp. FP453 genome encodes:
- a CDS encoding response regulator produces the protein MPFAAATVAPRVLVVDDHRKIREPLATYLRRHTFEVRTAEDAAGMWQLLKRQAFDVVVLDVLLPDGDGFELCNQLHRRSNTPVILLTARDSAADRIRGLDLGADDYVTKPFEPRELVARINSVLRRQGRNAGPVASTSGARAYQFAGWHFSAASATLTRADTPAIQLSTAESRLLQVFLDHPNRLLPRERLIDLTAAADSDVSDRAIDRQVSRLRRKLAQGDATPDLLRTIWGGGYLLAAEVSECTP, from the coding sequence ATGCCGTTTGCCGCAGCAACTGTCGCACCGCGCGTGCTGGTGGTGGATGACCACCGCAAGATCCGCGAACCGCTGGCCACCTATCTGCGCCGCCACACCTTCGAGGTGCGCACCGCCGAAGACGCGGCCGGCATGTGGCAATTGCTCAAGCGCCAGGCGTTCGATGTGGTGGTGCTCGACGTGTTGCTGCCGGATGGCGATGGCTTTGAGTTGTGCAACCAGTTGCACCGGCGCAGCAATACCCCGGTGATCCTGCTGACCGCCCGCGACAGCGCCGCCGACCGCATTCGCGGCCTCGACCTGGGGGCCGACGATTACGTCACCAAGCCCTTCGAACCGCGTGAACTGGTGGCGCGCATCAACAGTGTGTTGCGCCGCCAGGGCCGCAACGCCGGGCCAGTCGCCTCCACGAGTGGCGCGCGCGCGTACCAGTTCGCCGGCTGGCATTTCAGCGCGGCCAGTGCCACGTTGACGCGCGCAGACACTCCGGCGATTCAACTCAGCACCGCCGAAAGCCGCCTGCTGCAAGTGTTCCTCGACCACCCCAACCGCCTGTTGCCCCGCGAACGCCTGATCGACCTGACCGCCGCCGCCGACAGCGACGTCAGCGACCGCGCCATCGACCGCCAGGTCAGCCGCCTGCGGCGCAAGCTGGCCCAGGGCGACGCCACGCCGGACCTGCTGCGCACCATCTGGGGCGGCGGCTACCTGCTGGCGGCCGAGGTCAGTGAGTGCACGCCCTGA
- a CDS encoding RHS repeat-associated core domain-containing protein yields the protein MDAKTVDAEGVFRDFRECLNSFDDWAQRFWSVAKLDVEQVFKVGDEVALVAPINRSIIHSSTVFTCPANGTLTLVHMFQSTRFVPIGNTPVVLQRVDPNGGPLGEPIHKTIGPTGILEITECDRNQLYRINFYPNVSQDHVKALYASYQSVIAELEVRLREAWTNTFQDQWKTYTDASPLERRRMEERAFLVGMGKTLYNLWDNIPLLYELLADIKPNSEKLLQYLSQTELDDLLALGKDTLANGLLVLSDEPLLFIYVSAVVSWMRMLPPQEVSELMGEITSEVLIALLLIRVGAAMGVALQLGAHVLRAMKSERARQGLALLAKQLAGPKLDAHVEASKPLLLGGPATAIKTIPDVPLKAGDQLVANPVPMVRDKATQRTVLVRQDAVDDVPASGRNANGDAAVSADKTLTNGCPVSMVTGEELLTLTDGVLDGILPLEWTRLYRTSAVEVECGLGFGWSHSLAHRLCVSGDSVVWTDHENRATTLPLPTVARPAITNSLAEAAIYLGTLPDELVLAQASRFYHFRDGLLTAISDAYDNRLRISRDVLGRIERLDNGAGRSLFLRYSHDRIVAVDYQIQRAEGSDPYVWVTEYSIVSYAYDDLGRLVSATNAVGESETYRYNEQHVILERGLAGGASFYWEWERSGKAARCVRHWASFAQMDTRYAWGDDGRVTVFNADGSQEVYVHDQRARLVQRVDPDGATHFKSYDDKGRLTVEQDPLGAVTAYQYDEAGRLVALFPGDDEPTSYEHDNGFVRVVRRGEAVWKYERNDQGDVTRRTDPDGNVTDYSYNRYGQLTGVWYPDHSCHRLVWNERGQLVEEQLPNGGVKCYRYDDVGRQVAREDEHGALTQYQWDSVGRLIRVVLPDDSTREYSYNPYGKITAECDELGHVTRYEYVDGLHLISRRINADGTQVRYRYDNVRLLLTEIENEVGETYALQYHPNGLIQQETGFDGQRTAYVYDLNGNLQERTEHGDDGSQLVTHYERDFAGRLVRKTLPDGGVVGYTYDRQGNLLGVDDGHWSLAYEYDRQNRLTAEHQGWGTLRYGYDACGQVQHLRLPDNNRITFNHGKGGHLATVELNGETLTSHLFKAGQEHQRQQGQLLSHYHYDDQHRLHAHSVTQQQNHLYRRQYDYDQAGTLSRILDTRKGEHHYSYDPLNRLTRADHSQDHQERFSHDPAGNLLMQNRPGPDIVAGNRLMIQGDRYYDYDAFGNLIRERRGKGHQLVIEYRYDCQHRLVSVTTPSGQTASYRYDPFGRRISKTVDGLTTEFFWQGEKLIAEHHAERHRSYLYEPDSFRPLALLEGFGPNATQPYHYQLDHLGTPQELTTPEGKIAWSAHYRAYGEITRLDVGTIDNPLRFQGQYFDAESGLHYNRHRYYNPDIGRYLTPDPVKLAGGINGYRYVPNPTGWVDPLGLNTCPSGDGCKPSTTVRPSAESVNLGEPTTPQLSRAERQAKIDELAESNAHRRLLELEESIPGAHFVEKHGAQTSLESQLERVQTAKNPTTGEIEIFDRGRRAGQPRLPSAATHFLSHRDQLNTIDRAILIFKLNGRAEIQKPMNMGKVVGEGYKRDGLEYGKQTKATVHLNQDGKPITAYTEF from the coding sequence ATGGACGCGAAGACGGTCGATGCCGAAGGTGTCTTCCGCGATTTTCGCGAATGCCTGAACAGCTTTGACGACTGGGCGCAACGCTTCTGGAGCGTTGCGAAGCTGGATGTCGAGCAGGTGTTCAAAGTCGGCGATGAAGTGGCGCTGGTTGCGCCGATCAATCGCTCGATCATACACAGCAGCACCGTGTTCACATGTCCGGCCAATGGCACGTTGACGCTGGTGCACATGTTTCAGAGCACGCGTTTCGTGCCCATCGGCAACACGCCGGTGGTGCTGCAACGCGTTGATCCCAATGGCGGCCCGCTGGGCGAGCCCATTCACAAGACCATCGGCCCGACCGGCATCCTCGAAATCACCGAGTGTGATCGCAACCAGCTGTACCGGATCAATTTCTACCCCAACGTTTCCCAAGATCACGTCAAGGCGCTGTACGCGTCCTACCAATCGGTGATCGCCGAACTGGAAGTTCGCCTACGCGAAGCGTGGACGAATACCTTCCAGGACCAGTGGAAAACCTACACCGACGCCAGCCCGCTGGAGCGTCGCCGGATGGAGGAAAGGGCGTTTCTGGTTGGCATGGGTAAGACGCTCTACAACCTGTGGGACAACATCCCACTGCTGTATGAGCTGCTAGCTGATATCAAGCCCAACAGCGAAAAGCTGTTGCAGTACCTCTCCCAAACCGAACTCGACGATCTGCTGGCACTGGGCAAAGACACCCTGGCCAACGGTTTGCTGGTGCTCAGTGATGAGCCGCTGTTGTTCATCTATGTGTCGGCGGTGGTCAGCTGGATGCGCATGCTGCCACCGCAGGAAGTCAGCGAGCTGATGGGGGAAATCACCAGCGAGGTGTTGATTGCCTTGCTGCTGATCAGGGTAGGCGCCGCGATGGGAGTTGCGTTGCAACTAGGGGCGCATGTGTTGCGCGCTATGAAGTCCGAGCGCGCACGGCAGGGGTTGGCGTTGTTGGCCAAGCAACTGGCGGGGCCGAAGCTGGACGCGCATGTCGAAGCATCGAAGCCGTTGTTGCTGGGTGGACCGGCGACGGCGATCAAGACGATCCCGGATGTACCGTTGAAGGCTGGGGATCAGTTGGTTGCGAACCCGGTGCCGATGGTGCGGGATAAGGCCACGCAGCGGACGGTATTGGTTCGCCAGGACGCGGTCGATGACGTGCCCGCTTCGGGTAGGAATGCCAACGGCGATGCGGCGGTTTCTGCGGACAAGACCCTTACCAATGGCTGCCCAGTGTCGATGGTCACCGGGGAGGAATTGCTCACTCTCACTGACGGCGTGCTCGACGGGATTTTGCCGCTTGAGTGGACGCGGTTGTATCGCACCAGTGCGGTGGAGGTGGAGTGTGGGCTGGGGTTTGGCTGGAGCCATTCGCTGGCCCACAGGCTTTGTGTATCGGGCGATTCGGTGGTGTGGACGGATCATGAAAATCGGGCTACCACCCTGCCCTTGCCGACGGTTGCTCGGCCGGCGATCACCAATAGCTTGGCCGAAGCGGCCATTTATCTAGGTACTTTGCCTGACGAGTTGGTGCTGGCGCAGGCGTCGCGTTTCTACCATTTCCGGGATGGTTTGCTGACAGCCATCAGCGATGCGTATGACAACCGGCTGCGCATTTCCCGGGATGTGTTGGGGCGTATCGAACGGCTGGATAACGGTGCCGGACGTTCGCTGTTTTTGCGCTATTCGCACGACCGTATCGTGGCAGTGGATTACCAGATTCAGCGGGCAGAGGGGTCTGATCCCTACGTCTGGGTGACCGAGTACAGCATTGTGTCCTACGCCTATGACGACCTTGGACGGTTGGTTTCGGCGACCAATGCTGTCGGTGAAAGCGAGACTTATCGCTACAACGAGCAGCATGTGATTCTTGAGCGTGGCTTGGCTGGTGGGGCGAGTTTCTATTGGGAGTGGGAAAGGTCTGGCAAGGCCGCGCGCTGTGTCCGGCATTGGGCGAGCTTTGCGCAGATGGACACGCGTTATGCCTGGGGGGACGACGGGCGCGTCACGGTGTTTAACGCCGATGGCAGCCAGGAAGTCTACGTCCACGATCAGCGGGCGCGGTTGGTGCAGCGGGTTGATCCCGATGGCGCGACGCATTTCAAATCCTACGACGACAAGGGCCGATTGACGGTCGAGCAAGACCCGCTGGGGGCGGTTACGGCGTATCAGTACGACGAAGCCGGACGCTTGGTGGCGCTGTTTCCAGGGGATGACGAGCCGACGTCCTACGAGCATGACAACGGTTTCGTACGGGTTGTGCGGCGTGGTGAGGCGGTCTGGAAGTACGAGCGCAATGATCAGGGCGATGTCACGCGCAGGACTGATCCAGACGGCAATGTCACGGACTACAGCTACAACAGATACGGGCAACTGACGGGAGTTTGGTACCCGGATCACAGTTGCCATCGGCTCGTGTGGAATGAACGTGGGCAGTTGGTGGAGGAACAGTTGCCCAATGGCGGCGTCAAGTGCTATCGCTATGACGATGTTGGGCGGCAGGTTGCCCGTGAGGATGAACACGGTGCGTTGACCCAGTACCAGTGGGACAGCGTGGGTCGGTTGATTCGTGTGGTTTTGCCAGACGATTCAACACGGGAATATAGCTACAACCCGTACGGAAAAATCACCGCTGAATGCGATGAACTGGGCCACGTCACCCGCTACGAATACGTCGATGGCCTACACCTCATCAGTCGCCGCATTAATGCTGACGGCACCCAGGTCAGATACCGCTACGACAACGTGCGCTTATTGCTGACCGAGATCGAAAACGAAGTCGGCGAAACCTATGCATTGCAGTACCACCCCAACGGCCTGATCCAGCAGGAAACCGGCTTCGACGGCCAGCGCACGGCCTACGTCTACGACCTCAATGGCAACCTGCAGGAAAGAACCGAACACGGCGACGATGGCAGTCAGCTCGTCACCCACTACGAGCGCGACTTCGCCGGCCGCCTCGTACGAAAAACCCTGCCCGACGGCGGAGTTGTGGGTTACACCTACGACCGCCAAGGCAACCTCCTCGGCGTCGACGACGGCCACTGGTCATTGGCCTACGAATACGACCGACAAAACCGCCTCACCGCCGAACACCAAGGCTGGGGCACCTTGCGTTACGGCTACGACGCCTGCGGCCAGGTGCAACACCTGCGCCTGCCCGACAACAACCGCATCACCTTCAACCACGGCAAAGGTGGCCACCTCGCCACCGTCGAACTCAACGGCGAAACCCTCACCTCGCACCTGTTCAAAGCCGGCCAGGAACACCAACGCCAACAAGGCCAACTGCTCAGCCACTACCACTACGACGACCAGCACCGGCTGCACGCCCACAGCGTCACCCAACAGCAAAACCACCTGTACCGTCGCCAATACGACTACGACCAGGCCGGCACCCTGAGCCGCATCCTCGACACCCGCAAAGGCGAACACCACTACAGCTACGACCCGCTAAATCGCCTGACCCGCGCCGACCATTCCCAGGATCACCAAGAGCGTTTTTCCCACGACCCGGCAGGCAACCTGCTGATGCAAAACCGCCCAGGCCCGGACATCGTCGCGGGTAATCGGCTGATGATCCAGGGGGATCGGTACTACGACTATGACGCGTTCGGCAACCTGATCCGAGAGCGTCGGGGCAAGGGCCATCAACTCGTTATTGAATACCGCTACGACTGCCAACATCGGTTGGTCAGCGTCACCACACCCAGCGGGCAAACCGCCAGCTACCGCTACGACCCCTTCGGTCGACGCATCAGCAAAACCGTTGACGGCCTGACGACCGAATTCTTCTGGCAAGGCGAAAAACTGATCGCCGAACACCACGCAGAGCGCCATCGCAGCTACCTCTACGAACCCGACAGCTTCCGCCCACTGGCCCTGCTGGAAGGCTTCGGCCCCAACGCCACCCAGCCCTACCACTACCAACTGGACCACCTCGGTACGCCCCAGGAACTGACAACTCCCGAAGGCAAAATCGCCTGGTCCGCCCACTACCGCGCCTACGGCGAAATCACCCGCCTCGACGTCGGAACAATCGACAACCCGCTGCGTTTCCAAGGCCAATACTTCGACGCGGAAAGCGGGCTGCATTACAACCGGCATCGCTACTACAATCCGGATATTGGTCGCTACCTGACGCCGGATCCGGTGAAGTTGGCGGGGGGGATCAATGGGTATCGGTATGTGCCTAATCCTACGGGGTGGGTTGATCCGTTAGGGTTGAACACTTGTCCTAGTGGCGACGGTTGCAAACCGAGTACAACCGTTCGCCCCTCTGCGGAAAGCGTTAATCTCGGCGAACCTACGACTCCTCAGCTGTCACGTGCGGAGCGACAGGCGAAAATTGATGAGCTCGCAGAATCAAACGCTCATCGACGTTTATTGGAACTTGAGGAATCAATCCCTGGAGCACACTTCGTAGAAAAGCACGGTGCCCAAACGTCGTTAGAATCACAACTTGAACGAGTACAGACAGCTAAAAATCCCACTACTGGGGAAATTGAGATCTTCGATAGAGGAAGGAGAGCGGGACAACCAAGGCTTCCCAGTGCCGCTACACACTTCCTCAGCCACCGAGACCAATTAAATACAATTGATCGCGCTATTTTAATTTTCAAACTGAATGGTCGAGCAGAAATTCAGAAACCGATGAACATGGGAAAAGTCGTCGGTGAAGGATATAAAAGAGATGGGTTAGAATATGGAAAGCAAACTAAAGCGACCGTACATTTAAATCAAGACGGAAAGCCAATCACTGCGTATACGGAGTTCTGA
- a CDS encoding efflux RND transporter periplasmic adaptor subunit, whose product MHPSPLRLLTPLALLIILSGCNSQADTAAQVPQPRPVLAAKVEAASTQQNAYTGVVAARTESDLGFRVSGKVIERKVDPGQHVSRGDTLLVLDIGDFELALRSAKNRVNAAQAQLRQRRDDENRYQRLASTGAVSRQIFDQSATNLRVAEAELAAAQSDASQIENRRTYSVLKADGDGIITDVRVERGQVVAEGQVVARLAHDGAREAIVNLPENSRDQASQRALAFPFGAPDQAVTATLRELSASADPTTRTYRARYVLHGAVERFALGSTITVRLQGNGQAQHTRVPIGALQDAGQGTGVWLIGADDRVSFAPVNVVSLGQEDALLDSGVAPGQLIVALGAHLLHNGDAVRLLSAQALALNRKQDH is encoded by the coding sequence ATGCACCCTTCTCCCCTGCGCCTTCTCACGCCCCTGGCCCTGTTGATCATCCTCAGCGGCTGCAACAGCCAGGCCGACACCGCCGCCCAAGTCCCCCAACCACGCCCGGTACTCGCCGCCAAGGTCGAAGCCGCCAGCACCCAGCAAAACGCCTACACCGGCGTGGTCGCGGCGCGCACGGAAAGTGACCTGGGCTTCCGCGTCAGTGGCAAAGTCATCGAACGCAAGGTCGATCCCGGCCAGCACGTCTCCCGTGGCGACACCCTGCTGGTGCTGGACATCGGCGACTTCGAACTGGCCCTGCGCTCGGCGAAAAACCGCGTCAACGCCGCCCAGGCCCAACTGCGCCAACGCCGTGACGACGAAAACCGCTACCAGCGCCTGGCCAGCACCGGCGCGGTGTCGCGGCAGATCTTCGACCAGTCGGCGACCAACCTGCGCGTCGCCGAAGCCGAACTGGCCGCCGCGCAATCCGATGCCAGCCAGATCGAGAACCGCCGCACCTACTCCGTGCTCAAGGCCGACGGCGACGGCATCATCACCGACGTGCGGGTGGAACGCGGCCAAGTGGTCGCCGAAGGCCAAGTCGTCGCCCGCCTGGCCCATGACGGCGCCCGCGAAGCCATCGTCAACCTGCCGGAAAACAGCCGCGACCAAGCCTCGCAACGCGCCCTGGCCTTTCCCTTTGGCGCACCGGATCAAGCGGTAACCGCCACCCTGCGCGAACTGTCCGCCAGCGCCGACCCCACCACCCGCACCTACCGTGCCCGCTACGTGTTGCATGGCGCCGTCGAGCGCTTCGCCCTCGGTTCGACCATCACCGTGCGCCTGCAAGGCAACGGCCAGGCCCAACACACCCGCGTACCCATCGGCGCCTTGCAGGATGCGGGGCAAGGCACCGGCGTGTGGCTGATCGGCGCGGACGATCGCGTCAGCTTCGCCCCGGTCAACGTCGTCAGCCTCGGCCAGGAAGACGCCCTGCTCGACAGCGGCGTGGCCCCCGGCCAACTCATCGTCGCCCTTGGCGCCCACCTGCTGCACAACGGGGATGCGGTGCGCCTGCTGTCCGCCCAGGCACTGGCCCTCAACCGCAAGCAGGACCACTGA
- a CDS encoding pirin family protein: MKKLIGIYTSPRGHWVGDGFPVRTLFSYDNLGKHISPFLLLDHAGPADFTPTDERRGVGQHPHRGFETVTIVYDGEVEHRDSTGAGGIIGPGDVQWMTAARGIIHEEFHSEAFARKGGALEMVQLWVNLPAADKMADAGYQTIVDGDIPVLPLANAAGQLRLIAGEFAGTQGPARTFTPIDVWDLRLNAGKPVTLDLHAGRNSALVILRGTVLVNGEEVARQGQLVLFERDGSQISLEANDDAKVLLLSGEPIDEPIVGHGPFVMNTEQEIHQAFEDFHSGRFGQMHD, translated from the coding sequence ATGAAAAAACTCATCGGCATCTACACCAGTCCACGCGGCCATTGGGTCGGCGACGGTTTCCCGGTGCGCACACTGTTTTCCTACGACAACCTGGGCAAACACATCAGCCCATTTTTGCTGCTGGACCACGCCGGCCCGGCTGATTTCACCCCCACCGACGAGCGTCGCGGCGTAGGCCAACATCCCCATCGTGGGTTTGAAACCGTGACCATCGTCTACGACGGCGAGGTCGAACACCGCGACTCCACCGGCGCCGGCGGCATCATCGGCCCCGGCGACGTGCAATGGATGACCGCTGCCCGGGGCATCATCCACGAAGAATTCCACTCCGAAGCCTTCGCCCGCAAAGGCGGTGCGCTGGAGATGGTGCAACTGTGGGTCAACCTGCCGGCAGCGGACAAAATGGCCGATGCCGGTTACCAGACCATCGTTGACGGCGATATCCCCGTGCTGCCGTTGGCCAACGCTGCCGGGCAACTGCGCCTGATCGCCGGTGAATTCGCTGGCACCCAGGGCCCGGCGCGGACCTTTACGCCAATCGACGTGTGGGACCTGCGCCTCAACGCCGGCAAACCCGTGACCCTGGACCTGCACGCCGGGCGCAACAGCGCGCTGGTGATCCTGCGTGGCACGGTGCTGGTCAACGGCGAGGAAGTCGCACGCCAAGGCCAGCTGGTGTTGTTCGAACGTGATGGCAGCCAGATCAGCCTGGAGGCCAACGACGATGCCAAGGTGCTGTTGCTCAGCGGTGAGCCGATCGATGAACCGATCGTGGGGCACGGGCCGTTTGTGATGAACACCGAGCAGGAAATCCACCAGGCGTTCGAGGACTTCCACTCGGGCAGGTTTGGCCAGATGCACGATTAA
- a CDS encoding TonB-dependent receptor domain-containing protein, whose protein sequence is MLPAFRFTPLALLVAGSFNAYADEPVALQLNDVVVTAAGFAQSVEDAPASVTVIDGEALRRKSYRDLGDAVRDVEGVTVNGGANETDISIRGMPADYTLIMVDGKRQSARESRVNGNSGYEQSFVPPAAAIERIEVVRGPMSSLYGSDAIGGVINVITRKVSPTWGGSIGYDYSARQHSDQGNARQTQFYLSGPLKEDFLGLQVWGRYLDRQADDDIEQTNGFSNADHRDLTARLAFTPSIDHDILLEAGATRLKNGDGTSANWATREQENNRDHWSLSHQGRWGWATSDVALSQETSSREGKATPAQTDIYGRKPEIKNTVFDAKLVVPTAHNVSTVGLQWNKSELTDWNQGLGDRIDYTFSVAQKALFAENEWSVTDTFALTTGLRLDEHEEYGAHISPRVYGVWRASEQWTFKGGIARGFKAPELRAVVADYAYLRRNRFVMFGNPDLKPETSTNYEISALWSNRDNLSGGVTLFYNDFQDKLSTVTTERMWNGYTVMERVNVDKAIIQGVELNGQWDISDRVLLKANYTYTDSEQKSGANKGAPLALTPEQKANVRTEWSINDRTQAWASLSYYGEETGNTITTDKPAPGYTTADLGGSFDVTDSLTLNASLNNLTDKRLDDETYGTVNYGRTLWMGATLNF, encoded by the coding sequence ATGCTTCCTGCTTTTCGCTTCACCCCCCTGGCGCTGCTGGTCGCCGGTAGCTTCAACGCCTATGCCGACGAGCCCGTTGCCCTGCAACTCAACGATGTGGTGGTCACCGCTGCCGGCTTTGCCCAAAGCGTGGAAGACGCGCCGGCGTCGGTCACGGTGATCGATGGTGAAGCGCTGCGCCGCAAGTCCTACCGCGACTTGGGCGACGCGGTGCGTGATGTGGAAGGGGTGACGGTCAACGGCGGCGCCAATGAAACCGACATCTCCATCCGTGGCATGCCGGCCGACTACACCTTGATCATGGTCGACGGCAAACGGCAGAGCGCGCGTGAATCGCGGGTCAACGGCAACAGCGGCTACGAGCAGAGTTTTGTACCGCCGGCCGCCGCCATCGAGCGGATTGAAGTGGTGCGCGGGCCGATGTCGTCGCTGTACGGCTCGGATGCCATCGGCGGGGTGATCAACGTGATCACCCGCAAGGTCTCGCCAACCTGGGGCGGTTCCATCGGCTATGACTATTCCGCGCGCCAGCACAGCGACCAAGGCAATGCGCGCCAGACCCAGTTCTACCTCAGCGGCCCGCTAAAAGAGGATTTCCTCGGCTTGCAGGTGTGGGGCCGTTACCTCGACCGCCAGGCCGACGACGACATCGAGCAAACCAATGGCTTCAGCAACGCCGACCACCGCGACCTCACCGCGCGCCTGGCCTTCACGCCGAGCATCGACCACGACATCCTCCTGGAAGCCGGCGCCACCCGCCTGAAAAACGGCGACGGCACCAGCGCCAACTGGGCCACCCGCGAACAGGAGAACAACCGCGATCACTGGTCGCTGTCCCACCAGGGGCGCTGGGGTTGGGCCACGTCGGACGTCGCGCTGTCCCAGGAAACCTCCAGCCGCGAAGGCAAGGCCACCCCGGCACAAACCGATATCTACGGACGCAAGCCCGAGATCAAGAACACCGTGTTCGACGCCAAGCTGGTGGTGCCCACCGCGCATAACGTCAGCACCGTCGGCCTGCAATGGAACAAAAGCGAGCTGACCGACTGGAACCAGGGCCTCGGCGACCGTATCGACTACACCTTCTCCGTCGCGCAAAAAGCCCTGTTCGCCGAGAACGAATGGTCGGTCACCGACACCTTCGCCCTCACCACCGGCCTGCGCCTGGATGAGCACGAAGAGTACGGCGCCCACATCAGCCCGCGGGTCTACGGCGTGTGGCGCGCCAGCGAGCAGTGGACGTTCAAAGGCGGCATCGCCCGTGGCTTCAAGGCGCCGGAGCTGCGCGCGGTGGTCGCCGATTACGCCTACCTGCGGCGCAATCGTTTCGTGATGTTCGGCAACCCCGACCTCAAGCCCGAGACCAGCACCAACTACGAAATCTCGGCGCTGTGGAGCAACCGCGACAACCTCTCGGGCGGCGTGACGCTGTTCTACAACGACTTCCAGGACAAGCTCTCCACCGTCACCACCGAGCGTATGTGGAATGGCTACACCGTGATGGAGCGGGTCAACGTCGACAAGGCGATCATCCAGGGCGTCGAGCTCAACGGCCAATGGGACATCAGCGACCGCGTGCTGCTCAAGGCCAACTACACCTACACCGATTCCGAGCAGAAAAGCGGCGCCAACAAAGGCGCACCGCTGGCCCTCACCCCCGAGCAAAAAGCCAATGTGCGCACGGAATGGAGCATCAACGACCGCACTCAGGCCTGGGCCTCGCTGAGTTACTACGGCGAAGAAACCGGCAACACCATTACCACCGACAAGCCGGCGCCGGGCTACACCACGGCGGACCTTGGCGGTTCGTTCGACGTGACCGACTCGCTGACCCTCAACGCGTCCCTCAACAACCTCACCGACAAGCGCCTCGACGATGAAACCTACGGCACGGTGAACTACGGCCGCACGCTGTGGATGGGCGCCACGCTGAACTTCTAA
- a CDS encoding ATP-binding protein encodes MARQLSLLLLLALLASNAIAMLFLQRTGSLIHPLSRSFSLERLGIAHHTAIDLPPTETAHLLEAMSTGDTRFWIGSTPEVPPFELRPEEQRLANELRSQLQLDSAARIGMQLERSSGANARTHVFSPAGWAPLRLRSSIPLPNGNYLNAVQYPAGAYEWGRVLAYSLPVTTLPVLLIVMFFIARVVRPVKTLAQATERVSRGEWIAPLAETGAQEARDLTAAFNIMQANLARHVEGRTRMLAAVSHDLNTPITELRLQVELLEPGETRDDMLESLAELSAMVRETLNFVRDDAVQEATATLSLSGLLDDLAKRYQRLQQPVTWHGAPPLMLTCRPLALKRALTNLIDNALHHAGDASLGLRREDDGWLRIEILDHGPGLPEDWLSKVFEPFVQRGVSDGGVGLGLAIARSCIQAHGGELLLENRPPAGLCAVVRLPAAL; translated from the coding sequence CTGGCGCGGCAACTGAGCCTGTTGTTGCTGCTGGCGTTGCTCGCGTCCAACGCCATCGCGATGCTGTTTTTGCAACGCACCGGCAGCCTGATCCACCCGCTGTCCCGCAGTTTCAGCCTCGAGCGCCTGGGGATTGCGCACCACACGGCCATCGACCTGCCGCCGACTGAAACCGCACATCTGCTGGAAGCGATGAGCACGGGCGACACCCGTTTCTGGATCGGCTCCACGCCGGAAGTCCCACCGTTTGAGCTGCGGCCGGAAGAACAACGCCTGGCCAACGAACTGCGCAGCCAACTGCAATTGGACAGCGCCGCACGCATCGGCATGCAGCTGGAACGCAGCAGCGGCGCCAACGCCCGCACCCACGTGTTCAGCCCCGCCGGCTGGGCTCCGTTGCGCCTGCGCAGCAGTATCCCGTTGCCCAACGGTAACTATCTGAACGCCGTGCAATATCCGGCCGGCGCCTATGAATGGGGCCGCGTATTGGCCTACAGCCTGCCTGTCACCACCCTGCCGGTGCTGCTGATCGTGATGTTTTTTATCGCCCGCGTGGTGCGCCCGGTGAAAACCCTGGCCCAAGCCACCGAGCGCGTGAGCCGCGGTGAATGGATCGCCCCGCTGGCGGAAACCGGCGCACAGGAAGCCCGCGACCTCACCGCCGCCTTCAACATTATGCAAGCCAACCTCGCGCGGCATGTCGAAGGCCGCACGCGGATGCTCGCCGCCGTCAGCCATGACCTGAACACACCGATCACCGAGTTGCGCCTGCAAGTGGAACTGCTGGAGCCCGGCGAGACCCGCGACGATATGCTGGAAAGCCTCGCCGAACTGAGCGCGATGGTGCGCGAAACCCTGAATTTCGTGCGCGATGATGCGGTGCAGGAAGCCACCGCCACCCTGTCCCTGAGCGGCCTGCTGGATGACCTGGCCAAGCGTTATCAGCGCCTGCAACAGCCCGTCACCTGGCACGGCGCGCCGCCGCTGATGCTGACCTGTCGCCCCTTGGCGCTGAAACGCGCGCTGACCAACCTGATCGATAACGCCCTGCACCATGCCGGCGACGCCAGCCTGGGCCTGCGCCGCGAAGACGACGGCTGGCTGCGGATCGAGATCCTCGACCACGGCCCCGGCTTGCCCGAGGACTGGTTGAGCAAAGTCTTCGAGCCCTTTGTGCAACGCGGCGTCAGCGACGGTGGCGTGGGGCTGGGCCTGGCGATTGCACGCTCGTGCATCCAGGCCCATGGCGGCGAGTTGCTGCTGGAGAATCGCCCGCCCGCCGGCCTGTGCGCAGTGGTGCGCTTGCCCGCCGCGCTTTAG